The Streptomyces sp. NBC_01244 genome contains a region encoding:
- a CDS encoding nucleotide kinase domain-containing protein, with protein MVMLLQDRQTSGPAETAPRVVRVSGRVLQPTPVFDTYWRFASARQEVYEGRLVGRPQPWTHDPILSQYRFTNCYRAADRVSQTLIADVIYQGSQEWEEVFFRTLLFKVFNKESTWQLLTRELGEVRWDVYDYGAYDRVLSGAFAKSQRLYSAAYIVPPPQLGERRKHLNHLRLLEMMMATRAAERVLGAATMREVYEVLLSYPALGPFLAYQFTIDLNYASEMPFSEMDFVMPGPGARDGIRKCFGRSADGIEADVIRYMADSQQEHFTRLGLPFDGLKGRPLQLIDCQNLFCEVDKYARVAHPEIAGISGRSRIKQSYRHDVAPLRAWFPPKWGLVG; from the coding sequence ATGGTGATGCTGCTGCAAGACCGTCAGACCTCCGGCCCTGCCGAGACGGCCCCTAGGGTGGTGCGTGTTTCAGGGCGGGTGCTGCAGCCGACACCGGTGTTCGACACGTATTGGCGCTTCGCCTCGGCGCGGCAGGAGGTCTACGAGGGACGGCTTGTCGGCCGACCTCAGCCTTGGACTCACGACCCGATCCTGTCGCAGTACCGCTTCACCAACTGCTACCGGGCTGCCGACCGCGTCAGCCAGACATTGATCGCCGACGTGATCTACCAGGGTTCTCAGGAATGGGAGGAGGTCTTCTTCCGGACCTTGCTGTTCAAGGTGTTCAACAAGGAATCAACCTGGCAGCTACTGACCCGAGAACTCGGCGAAGTGCGTTGGGATGTCTACGACTACGGAGCCTACGACCGAGTCCTGTCGGGAGCGTTCGCCAAGAGCCAGCGGCTCTACTCCGCCGCATACATCGTGCCTCCGCCGCAGCTGGGGGAGAGGCGTAAGCATCTCAACCACTTGAGGCTGTTGGAGATGATGATGGCGACGCGGGCAGCAGAGCGCGTCCTGGGTGCAGCGACGATGCGCGAGGTGTATGAGGTGCTGCTCTCCTACCCGGCACTCGGGCCCTTCCTTGCCTATCAGTTCACCATCGACCTCAACTATGCCTCCGAGATGCCCTTCTCGGAGATGGACTTCGTCATGCCGGGCCCGGGTGCGCGCGACGGGATCCGCAAGTGCTTCGGTCGTTCGGCCGACGGCATTGAGGCCGACGTAATCCGTTACATGGCTGACTCGCAGCAGGAGCACTTCACCCGTCTGGGGCTTCCTTTCGATGGATTGAAAGGACGCCCCCTGCAGCTGATTGACTGCCAGAACCTCTTCTGCGAAGTCGACAAGTATGCCCGAGTTGCGCACCCCGAGATCGCAGGCATCAGCGGACGTAGCCGTATCAAGCAGTCATACCGCCATGATGTCGCCCCGCTGCGCGCCTGGTTCCCGCCGAAGTGGGGCCTGGTCGGCTGA